A genome region from Akkermansiaceae bacterium includes the following:
- a CDS encoding type II secretion system protein — protein sequence MVTTTRHPRHPRAYTIIESLVVLTVLAVITMVVIALLNHRQEAAQTSGAPTSGLSPSTPQPASGGKKTE from the coding sequence ATGGTCACCACAACCCGGCACCCGCGCCACCCAAGAGCATACACCATCATCGAGAGCCTCGTCGTGCTAACCGTTCTTGCGGTGATCACCATGGTGGTCATCGCGCTGCTGAATCACCGCCAGGAGGCCGCGCAAACATCCGGCGCACCCACCAGCGGCCTGTCCCCAAGCACTCCGCAACCTGCATCCGGCGGGAAAAAAACCGAGTGA